The window GTCGAAGAAGACCCCCAGCTGCTGCTCCTGCGCGATCACCTCGTACGCCCAACCGGCGAACCCCAGCCCGCCGAGACGGTGATCGGACGCGCCCGCCGGAATCGCGTAAGGCGTGCCGCCGGAGGCGACGACGTCGGCCAGCGCGGCCTCCCAGCTCTCCTTGAACCCGATGCCGAACCCGGCCTTGACCAGCCGCACGTCGGCGCCCGCGAGCCGGCTGATCAAAATGTTGCCGACCTTGTCGTAGACACTGTCCGGCCAGTCGACCCAGCTCTCCTGCACGAGCACGCACTTGAGGCCGGTGGCGGCGGCGACCGCGGCGACCTGCCGGGTGTGGTTGGACTGCACACCACCGATCGACACGAGCGTGTCGGCGCCCTGCGCGATCGCGTCCGCCACCAGGTATTCCAGCTTGCGGGTCTTGTTACCGCCATACGCGATGCCGGAGTTGCAGTCCTCCCGCTTCGCCCAGATCTCGGCGCCGCCCAGGTGACGGGTCAGCCGGTCGAGCCGATGCACCGGCGACGGACCGAACAGCAGCGGATGACGGGGAAAATCGGACAAGCTCATGAACGCCCCTCGGTCAGCGGATGGAGATGGCTCCAGATCTCGGCGTTCACCGCGGTGGCCCGGGCCACGTCGTGCGCGGCCAGCGCGGAGATCAGGTCGTCGTGCAGCCGGACGGAACGGCCCGCCTGCGGTGATGTGAAAAGAAGGCGCTCGGCACGGCGTACCAGAGAGGTGTATCTGTCGACCGTGCCCGAAGCCGCGGCGTTGCCGTAAGCAGCGAGCGGGATGGCATGCACCTCGTCGTCCGCGGCGAGAGCCGCCTCGACGTCGCCCTCGGCGACGGCGGCGGCGAACCGGGCATTGGCCGCCCGCATCGCCGCCACCAGGTCCTCGGTGAGCGTCGCGGCGACGTTGCGCACCGCGAGATCGTGCATCGCCCCGAGCACCGCCGCCGCGTCCTCGACGTCCTTGGCCACCACCTCGGTCACCCGGGTGTAGCTCTGCGGCTTCGTCTCGACGAGCCCCTCGCTGGTCAGACGCGCGATCGCATCCCGGATCGGCGCTCGCGACAGCCCCAGCCGCTCGGCCAGGTCATCCGGCCGCAACGCGGCCCCGGGCGCGAGCGTGCCGTCGACGATCGCGCCGCGCAGCCGCCCATATGCCGCATCTCTCAGCAGGTGACGTCCGATGCTCTCCACAACTGAAATCTTAGATGCCAAACCAAGGATTTGGTACGGCTACGAAAAGAACCGTGGCAATCCACGCGAGGCAGGCCCGGCACCCGGCCGAAACGCGACCGCCGGGCTGGAGCCGCTGGTCCCGGCCTTCCTAACCGCCCGCCGGGTCAGACCTTCCCGGCCGCCGCCGGACCCGATCTCCAGACCGCTGCCCGTTCCGATCTCCCGACCGCCGCCGCGGCCGGCCTTCCCGACCGCTGCCCGTTCCGATTGCGGACAGACAAATGTGACGGTGGTTCGGGCGCCGCCTCGTCGCCCGGACCACCGTCACGGTATTTGGGGTATTACCAGGTCAGCCGCGCTTGGTGCCCGCCGCCTGGCCGTTGGCCTTCTCAGCCGCACCCTGCTCGCCGGCGGCACCCTGCTCCTCGGCAGCGCCCTCGCCGGCGGCACCCTGCTCCTCGGCAGCACCTTCCTCGGCCGCACCCTGCTCCTCGGCGCCCGCGTCACCGGCACCGGCCGCGGCGGCCACCGCCTTGGCGTCGGCCAGGGTCAGGCAGGACTGCAGGAACGCCTGCTGGGCAGCGGTGACAGCGGCAGCGGCGTCGGCCACCTCACCGGCACCGGCGGCACCCTCCTCGGCCGCGCCCTGCTCCTCGGCGGCACCCTGCTCGGCAGCCTCCTCCTTCTTGCCCTTGCCCTTCTTCTCCTTCTCCTTCTTGGCGGCCTTCAAGATCTTGACGTACTTCTTGGCGAGCGCCCGGTTCGCGGCCTTGGCGGCGGCCGGGTCCTCGGCGGCCTCCTCAGCGGCGCCGGCGGCGTCCTCGGCTCCGGCCTCACCGGCAGCCGCGGCCACATCGGCGGCGAACGTGTCACATGCCGCC of the Actinoplanes sichuanensis genome contains:
- a CDS encoding GntR family transcriptional regulator, with translation MESIGRHLLRDAAYGRLRGAIVDGTLAPGAALRPDDLAERLGLSRAPIRDAIARLTSEGLVETKPQSYTRVTEVVAKDVEDAAAVLGAMHDLAVRNVAATLTEDLVAAMRAANARFAAAVAEGDVEAALAADDEVHAIPLAAYGNAAASGTVDRYTSLVRRAERLLFTSPQAGRSVRLHDDLISALAAHDVARATAVNAEIWSHLHPLTEGRS
- a CDS encoding 1-aminocyclopropane-1-carboxylate deaminase, producing the protein MSLSDFPRHPLLFGPSPVHRLDRLTRHLGGAEIWAKREDCNSGIAYGGNKTRKLEYLVADAIAQGADTLVSIGGVQSNHTRQVAAVAAATGLKCVLVQESWVDWPDSVYDKVGNILISRLAGADVRLVKAGFGIGFKESWEAALADVVASGGTPYAIPAGASDHRLGGLGFAGWAYEVIAQEQQLGVFFDTVIVCSVTGSTQAGMIAGFSAAGGRPRRVVGIDGSAKPAETREQVARIARSTAALIGARELTEDEIILDERYHAGVYGIPDETTLDAMRLAARTEGMVTDPVYEGKSMAGLIDMVERREIGADSKVLYAHLGGQPALNGYSALFS